The segment ACAATTGGTCAATTATGAataatacctgcatgttattggtaaAATTGCTTTGGAtgtcaactgtcttaggtcttctttgtcgcatcttcctctttatgatgcccCAAATGTTTTCTAAAATTGGGAGGGgggctatataaaataaaatttcagtacAAAATATTATCCAATTATTCAATAGCTGCATGATAACCTTACTAGACATACTCTGTCACACCACACAGAGAATATGTCCAGATCAGGGATAGGCAATGTGGTCCTGGAGTGacgatgtcctgcagagtttacctcAAACCTTGAAAAAACCAACACCTGCATGTAGCCCTTGTAACTTTGAAGACtttaattagcttgttcaggtgtgtttgattagggttggagctaaaatctgcaggacagtggtacccAGAACCAATGTTACCTATCCCTTGTCTAGAGTGTTGAAATTAATAATCAGTTATCACCTTCAAGATATTTAAAAGGGTTTCCATATCTGTAAGAATCTCTTCGGTTTACCAGCAATTTCACAACAGAATTTCTCCATATGTAGCACACTGCTAAACTCTGTTAGCCACATCTCAAATTTGTGTACAAACTTTCTTCAACATCTTCAAAATAGTGTTTTCTTTGCTATTGTCATCCCATGCTGGACTGACTGAGTTTGACTGGGACTCTGGGTTTCCAAATATGGAGACCAGCCGAAATTCTCAAGTGTTTCTCGAGGTGTCCTCCTGTTGAGCAAAGTTCTCTTTCCACAGAGATGGCACACGAAAGGCTTTTCTCAGATGTGAATTTTAACATGATTCTTAAGATGTTCCCTCTCTGTGAAACTCATTTcacactgatgacatttaaaactGTTCTTTCTTGAATGAAACTTAATGTGATTATTAAGGCTTTCTTTATATCTGAAACTATCCACACTGACCACATGTGAACGGATTCTCTCTAgttgtgaatcctcatgtgattCTTTAGGTATATGTTATGTGAGAAATTCTTTCCACAGAGTTTGCAGataaaaggtttctctccagtgtgaatactcatgtggacattaagggtATTTTTCCTTGTAAATCTCTTTCCACAATGAGGGCATATGAATGGTTTCTCTTCACTGTGAATTCTCTTGTGGAAATTAAGGGAATTTTTCCGTGTAAAACATTTTCCACACATtttgcaggtgtaaggtttctcttcagtgtgaattctcatgtggacattaagggtatttttctgtgtaaaacacttctcacacagctcacaggtgtaaggtttctctccagtgtgaattctcatgtggacattaagggtatttttctgtttaaatctctttccacactgaggggcATATGAATGGTTTCTCTTCACTGTGAATGCTCTTGTGGACATTAAGGTGATTTTTCAgagtaaaacactttccacacactttgcaggtgtaaggtttctctccagtgtgaattctcatgtggacattaaggctatttttctgtttaaatctctTTCCACAATGAGGGCATATGAATGGTTTCTCTTCACTGTGAATTCTCTTGTGAATCTTAAGCTCTCCAATTCGTGTGAAACTCTTCTCACACAGCtcacaggtgtaaggtttctctccagtgtgaattctcatgtggacattaagggtatttttctgtgtaaaacactttccacacagctcacaggtgtaaggtttctctccagtgtgaatattcatgtggacattaagggtatttttatgtgtaaaacactttccacacactttgcaggtgtaaggtttctctccagtgtgaattctcttgtggacattaagggtatttttctgtttaaatctctttccacaatgagggcatatgaatggtttctcttcactgtgaattctcttgtggacattaaggtgatttttctgtgtaaaacactttccacacattttgcaggtgtaaggtttctctccagtgtgaattatGTTGTAATTAAgggtttttgtttgtattttcggAGTCTTTTCAGTCTGTGAACAACTAATTgatttttcttcagtttt is part of the Carassius gibelio isolate Cgi1373 ecotype wild population from Czech Republic chromosome A4, carGib1.2-hapl.c, whole genome shotgun sequence genome and harbors:
- the LOC127968248 gene encoding gastrula zinc finger protein XlCGF49.1-like, producing MALKEESQGLNETEEKDQNEKHHDFKTEEKSISCSQTEKTPKIQTKTLNYNIIHTGEKPYTCKMCGKCFTQKNHLNVHKRIHSEEKPFICPHCGKRFKQKNTLNVHKRIHTGEKPYTCKVCGKCFTHKNTLNVHMNIHTGEKPYTCELCGKCFTQKNTLNVHMRIHTGEKPYTCELCEKSFTRIGELKIHKRIHSEEKPFICPHCGKRFKQKNSLNVHMRIHTGEKPYTCKVCGKCFTLKNHLNVHKSIHSEEKPFICPSVWKEI